The following coding sequences lie in one Alphaproteobacteria bacterium genomic window:
- a CDS encoding sel1 repeat family protein, producing the protein MNIKQIATVVALSLMGTMQMNSVWADGVFDVLGDVAGILGDAEGLSDRHTGKAVSAKKKMDPEKVTLTPNYFKRVGSVSKIYRFLRNRKLSNAFEFSELIHTSGHLMLDNEAYYKESNLTSVDKKLRTITNRGAKIRPENFFIGSKPTYDKVTANTNNLAVEKYNEAMDLFEQIGSRKFKNLFTRQKLSQFVTAVKEGDVTEIVNMGSDAKNRVVNYMTSLLEEKNPEKALKSLLFERASNLLVEVERHLKSIVTKSAVASYNLALVYMRQESNHGHKGELGEYIMEYLRKPASKGFAPAAFTYAYLNRKGIFSPKNYGLAESLFEMIENVDPRAPFMKARMMLSSAIFNNLDFNSEKKRDTDLLNSEAMPSLRKAAAMGYEPANSNYTWKVRRKDLAIYSRPFIKVFNAAKGLLRL; encoded by the coding sequence ATGAATATAAAACAGATAGCTACGGTTGTAGCCCTATCTCTGATGGGGACAATGCAGATGAATTCGGTTTGGGCTGACGGAGTGTTTGACGTCTTAGGAGATGTAGCTGGGATACTTGGAGATGCAGAAGGTTTGTCTGATAGACATACAGGGAAAGCTGTTTCTGCGAAAAAAAAAATGGATCCGGAAAAAGTAACCTTAACGCCCAATTATTTTAAGAGGGTTGGCTCTGTATCTAAAATATATAGGTTTTTAAGAAATAGAAAATTATCTAATGCCTTCGAATTTTCTGAACTAATTCACACTTCAGGACATCTAATGTTAGACAATGAAGCATATTATAAGGAATCAAATCTTACTTCTGTTGATAAAAAATTACGTACCATAACCAACAGGGGAGCAAAAATTAGACCTGAGAATTTCTTTATAGGATCTAAGCCTACTTACGATAAAGTTACGGCAAATACTAATAATTTGGCGGTAGAAAAATACAATGAGGCTATGGACCTATTTGAGCAGATTGGGAGTAGGAAGTTCAAAAACCTTTTTACACGGCAAAAGTTAAGTCAGTTCGTAACTGCTGTTAAGGAAGGTGATGTTACTGAAATCGTAAATATGGGATCAGATGCAAAGAACAGAGTTGTAAACTATATGACGTCTCTTCTTGAAGAGAAAAATCCAGAAAAGGCACTAAAAAGTCTACTTTTCGAAAGAGCGAGTAACCTTTTAGTAGAGGTTGAAAGGCATTTAAAAAGCATTGTTACGAAAAGTGCCGTAGCTTCATATAACTTGGCTTTAGTGTACATGCGGCAAGAAAGCAACCACGGTCATAAGGGAGAGCTGGGTGAGTATATAATGGAATATTTAAGAAAACCTGCTTCAAAAGGGTTTGCGCCTGCGGCCTTTACCTATGCTTATTTAAATCGTAAAGGAATCTTTTCTCCGAAAAATTATGGATTGGCTGAATCGCTCTTTGAGATGATAGAAAACGTGGATCCTAGAGCGCCATTTATGAAGGCTCGGATGATGCTGAGCAGCGCTATTTTCAATAACTTGGATTTTAATTCTGAAAAGAAAAGAGATACAGATCTTCTCAATTCAGAAGCTATGCCTTCACTAAGAAAGGCTGCTGCAATGGGCTATGAGCCAGCGAACAGCAATTATACTTGGAAGGTGAGAAGGAAGGATCTCGCAATCTATTCAAGACCTTTTATAAAGGTGTTCAATGCCGCAAAGGGACTCTTGAGACTGTAA